One stretch of Zingiber officinale cultivar Zhangliang chromosome 6B, Zo_v1.1, whole genome shotgun sequence DNA includes these proteins:
- the LOC121992086 gene encoding AT-hook motif nuclear-localized protein 1-like translates to MELREGGEGVVPSPAEVEAVAAVAEGSGSYQQPPPPPATLALEADASREKKPAKEVGAAAAAATIMATTAGGVVGPSAAAGGETGEASGLVKKKRGRPRKYGPDGTPLRPLNPMPISASAPAGVQYTSAAAVGAVMKRGRGRAVGSVGSVSKTSSQFSLQVEHLSSGGFPEQTAIAGEMVNCSAGANFSPHIIVVAAGEDVTMKIISFSQQGPRAICILSANGIISNVTLRQPDSSGGTLTYEGRFELLSLSGSFMPTENGGTRSRSGGLSVSLASPDGRVIGGGVAGLLVAASPVQVVVGSFLPSFLMEHKTKKPGLEAGSVSTPASAIPLSRTNMEEEALGSRQAQPSSVTAKPGSSTTPGFTVENWSPRSSPMDINISLPGG, encoded by the exons ATGGAGCTGAGGGAGGGAGGGGAGGGAGTGGTTCCTTCTCCGGCGGAGGTGGAAGCGGTGGCGGCTGTTGCGGAGGGGTCTGGGAGTTACCAGCAGCCGCCGCCTCCGCCTGCGACGTTGGCGCTGGAAGCAGATGCTTCGAGGGAGAAAAAGCCTGCTAAAGAGGTCGGCGCTGCTGCGGCAGCGGCTACGATAATGGCTACGACAGCTGGAGGTGTGGTGGGGCCTTCGGCGGCCGCAGGAGGAGAGACCGGGGAGGCTTCTGGGCTGGTGAAGAAGAAGCGAGGGCGGCCGAGGAAGTACGGGCCGGACGGGACCCCGCTGCGGCCGCTGAACCCGATGCCGATCTCGGCGTCTGCGCCGGCCGGCGTCCAGTACACTTCCGCGGCCGCGGTGGGGGCGGTAATGAAGCGAGGTAGAGGCCGGGCGGTGGGGTCGGTGGGGTCGGTGAGCAAGACATCTTCGCAGTTCAGTCTGCAGGTGGAGCATTTATCTTCAGGTGGTTTCCCTGAGCAAACAGCCATCGCAG GGGAGATGGTAAACTGCTCTGCAGGTGCAAATTTCTCACCTCATATAATTGTTGTTGCTGCTGGAGAG GATGTTACTATGAAGATCATATCTTTTTCACAACAAGGACCTCGAGCTATTTGTATTTTGTCTGCTAATGGTATTATCTCAAATGTTACACTTCGTCAGCCTGATTCAAGCGGTGGTACATTAACTTATGAG GGCCGTTTTGAACTGCTCTCCTTATCTGGATCATTCATGCCAACTGAAAATGGAGGAACAAGAAGCCGGTCCGGCGGCCTGAGTGTTTCATTGGCAAGTCCTGATGGTCGAGTTATTGGCGGAGGAGTTGCTGGTCTACTTGTGGCTGCAAGTCCAGTGCAG GTTGTGGTAGGAAGTTTCTTGCCTAGTTTCCTGATGGAGCACAAAACAAAGAAGCCAGGACTCGAAGCTGGATCAGTATCTACACCGGCATCTGCAATTCCACTCTCAAGGACCAACATGGAGGAGGAAGCTTTGGGTAGCAGACAAGCACAGCCCAGTTCAGTAACTGCCAAGCCAGGTTCTTCGACAACACCAGGTTTTACAGTGGAAAATTGGTCTCCCCGGAGCTCCCCAATGGACATAAACATAAGTTTGCCTGGAGGGtga